The following coding sequences lie in one Carassius carassius chromosome 1, fCarCar2.1, whole genome shotgun sequence genomic window:
- the eve1 gene encoding even-skipped-like1 isoform X1 — protein MLAEGRESPVSTVAHADSDPREEECPRISLLNGIDQSRRHRTAFTREQLTRLEQEYCKESYVSRPRRCELAAALNLPETTIKVWFQNRRMKDKRQRHSLNWPNPLDPNLCSFMVSQAAAGLHYPLLPRLPLHLYSHLGMASLSGYTNPYSATTRPVDTFHLPPSTYPWLSGLPQPALYSPVQTMHHPAGCHCPHCLHWRPDHLLKSRGGARTATQPKTFGSASR, from the exons ATGC TAGCAGAGGGCAGGGAGTCTCCAGTGTCTACTGTTGCTCATGCTGACAGTGATCCAAGAGAGGAAGAGTGCCCTCGTATTTCATTGCTGAATGGGATAGACCAGAGTCGGCGGCACCGGACTGCTTTCACGAGGGAGCAGCTGACCCGTCTTGAGCAAGAATACTGTAAAGAAAGTTACGTGTCACGACCCAGACGATGCGAACTGGCTGCAGCGCTAAACTTGCCCGAGACCACAATAAAG GTCTGGTTCCAGAACAGGAGGATGAAGGACAAGAGGCAGCGTCACAGTCTGAACTGGCCTAATCCACTGGACCCAAACCTGTGTTCCTTCATGGTGAGTCAGGCAGCTGCTGGACTCCACTACCCACTGCTACCCCGCTTGCCCCTTCATCTATACTCTCATCTGGGCATGGCTAGCCTCTCAGGTTATACAAACCCCTACAGTGCCACCACAAGGCCAGTGGACACTTTTCACCTCCCTCCCTCGACCTACCCCTGGCTCAGTGGACTTCCACAGCCTGCTCTCTATTCCCCCGTCCAGACAATGCACCATCCTGCAGGATGCCACTGTCCCCACTGCCTGCACTGGAGACCAGATCATTTGCTTAAATCTAGAGGGGGAGCTAGGACAGCCACACAGCCCAAAACCTTTGGCAGTGCTTCACGATAA
- the eve1 gene encoding even-skipped-like1 isoform X2, translated as MPEGRESPVSTVAHADSDPREEECPRISLLNGIDQSRRHRTAFTREQLTRLEQEYCKESYVSRPRRCELAAALNLPETTIKVWFQNRRMKDKRQRHSLNWPNPLDPNLCSFMVSQAAAGLHYPLLPRLPLHLYSHLGMASLSGYTNPYSATTRPVDTFHLPPSTYPWLSGLPQPALYSPVQTMHHPAGCHCPHCLHWRPDHLLKSRGGARTATQPKTFGSASR; from the exons ATGC CAGAGGGCAGGGAGTCTCCAGTGTCTACTGTTGCTCATGCTGACAGTGATCCAAGAGAGGAAGAGTGCCCTCGTATTTCATTGCTGAATGGGATAGACCAGAGTCGGCGGCACCGGACTGCTTTCACGAGGGAGCAGCTGACCCGTCTTGAGCAAGAATACTGTAAAGAAAGTTACGTGTCACGACCCAGACGATGCGAACTGGCTGCAGCGCTAAACTTGCCCGAGACCACAATAAAG GTCTGGTTCCAGAACAGGAGGATGAAGGACAAGAGGCAGCGTCACAGTCTGAACTGGCCTAATCCACTGGACCCAAACCTGTGTTCCTTCATGGTGAGTCAGGCAGCTGCTGGACTCCACTACCCACTGCTACCCCGCTTGCCCCTTCATCTATACTCTCATCTGGGCATGGCTAGCCTCTCAGGTTATACAAACCCCTACAGTGCCACCACAAGGCCAGTGGACACTTTTCACCTCCCTCCCTCGACCTACCCCTGGCTCAGTGGACTTCCACAGCCTGCTCTCTATTCCCCCGTCCAGACAATGCACCATCCTGCAGGATGCCACTGTCCCCACTGCCTGCACTGGAGACCAGATCATTTGCTTAAATCTAGAGGGGGAGCTAGGACAGCCACACAGCCCAAAACCTTTGGCAGTGCTTCACGATAA